From Pseudoalteromonas sp. DL-6, one genomic window encodes:
- a CDS encoding choice-of-anchor A family protein, with protein MTNSLLKLKKLSAVIALTLASSTTLASDLGVANNFSAFVFEDFKSNFGRADGAIAAGEIDLKGYSVGYTRPYSPEEYYLISESTIDFKYGRQYVGSMIAGGGTDIHWSVRWGMEWGSKILSNQDLSALPFNFDEQEQYYKDLSSELTELDETGTVYRKWGGLYLQGDGSSDRQVFNLDARDFAKAHTFKVWGIPADATVIFNITGDDNVNVKGKSFWRLRHHASKTVFNFANAQKLDIKGNRWQGVILAPHADIRGVYGTAKMPIVGQSFYGSMALLGGEFNGDLPSVAKPIAPFRMQQKWQWNTSDFLPESNQVITAPVTAQLNDDNGDGIIDNNDVADVLISSFIRNTEAGILRALNGKNGTELWSYSTGAISVDAGYTSAVADIDNDGIVEIIATDTLSNSIKIVNYKGELIKLIEKKTANLIKSNVALSDVNNDGQIDILAGDGVYSINGDLLYSYLWTPSPIAVDINDDGYQEVVADRSVLDINGVPLWSFGTYFRSWFSSVGNFDEDDEPEILVSIPNYNTSRNSLTLFESDGNIKWELSNLDNIGGGVQSISSFFEGGKIGIVYSGYLSVDMYNANGELVWSVVNDDEFSGKIGVNAYDFNGDGIDEVIVQDHYKVRVLNSINGEMLSSIPNSSATLWEYPIVVDLEGDNNAELITVSNNYDSRYSINNGVTVYGTADSSKPWKNATRIWNQHSYHQTNINQDGTVPTVELPSWLNNNTYRSSTLK; from the coding sequence ATGACAAATTCATTACTAAAACTTAAAAAGCTAAGCGCAGTGATCGCGCTTACTTTAGCTAGTTCTACAACACTAGCTTCAGACTTAGGCGTAGCCAATAATTTTTCAGCATTTGTTTTTGAAGATTTCAAATCGAATTTTGGCCGTGCAGATGGTGCTATTGCTGCAGGTGAAATTGACCTTAAAGGCTATAGCGTAGGTTACACTCGCCCTTACAGCCCAGAAGAATATTACCTAATTAGTGAATCTACCATCGATTTTAAATACGGTCGCCAATACGTAGGCAGTATGATAGCCGGTGGTGGTACTGATATTCACTGGAGTGTTCGCTGGGGTATGGAGTGGGGTTCTAAAATCCTATCTAACCAAGATCTATCGGCACTGCCATTTAACTTTGATGAGCAAGAACAATACTACAAAGATTTAAGCTCAGAACTCACTGAACTAGACGAAACAGGTACAGTTTATCGTAAATGGGGCGGCCTGTATTTACAAGGTGATGGCAGTTCAGATAGGCAAGTATTTAATTTAGATGCTCGTGATTTTGCCAAAGCGCATACTTTTAAAGTATGGGGTATTCCTGCTGATGCAACAGTAATTTTTAATATTACGGGCGATGATAATGTAAATGTAAAAGGTAAAAGTTTTTGGCGCTTACGCCACCATGCAAGTAAAACCGTATTTAACTTCGCTAATGCACAAAAGCTCGATATTAAAGGCAACCGTTGGCAAGGTGTAATATTAGCACCACATGCTGATATTAGAGGTGTTTACGGTACCGCTAAAATGCCAATTGTTGGTCAAAGTTTTTATGGCTCTATGGCATTGTTGGGTGGCGAATTTAATGGTGATTTACCATCAGTTGCAAAGCCAATCGCCCCATTTAGAATGCAACAAAAGTGGCAATGGAATACAAGTGACTTCTTGCCTGAGTCAAATCAAGTTATAACTGCGCCAGTTACTGCGCAATTAAATGATGATAATGGCGATGGTATTATTGACAATAACGATGTTGCAGATGTTTTGATATCTTCTTTTATAAGAAATACTGAGGCTGGTATCCTCAGAGCTCTAAACGGTAAAAATGGTACTGAGTTATGGTCATATTCAACAGGAGCTATTTCTGTAGATGCAGGTTATACAAGCGCCGTTGCAGATATTGATAACGACGGAATTGTTGAAATCATAGCTACCGATACGTTATCAAACTCAATTAAAATAGTTAATTATAAAGGCGAATTAATCAAGTTAATTGAAAAGAAAACAGCTAATTTGATTAAAAGTAATGTTGCTTTATCTGATGTTAACAATGATGGGCAAATTGATATTTTAGCAGGTGATGGTGTTTACAGCATCAATGGAGATCTTTTATATTCTTATCTATGGACCCCTAGCCCTATAGCGGTTGATATTAATGATGATGGTTACCAAGAAGTTGTTGCTGATAGAAGTGTTCTTGATATAAACGGAGTGCCATTGTGGTCATTTGGAACCTACTTTAGATCTTGGTTCTCATCTGTTGGAAATTTCGATGAAGATGATGAGCCAGAGATTCTAGTTTCGATACCAAATTATAATACTTCTAGAAATAGTCTAACGTTATTTGAGTCTGACGGTAACATTAAGTGGGAGTTGTCCAACTTAGATAATATTGGTGGAGGTGTTCAATCTATCTCATCTTTCTTTGAAGGTGGTAAAATAGGAATTGTTTATTCAGGTTATCTTTCAGTTGATATGTATAATGCCAATGGTGAGCTTGTATGGTCAGTAGTTAATGATGATGAGTTTAGCGGTAAAATTGGAGTAAATGCATATGACTTTAATGGTGATGGCATTGATGAAGTAATTGTTCAGGATCACTATAAAGTAAGAGTTTTAAATAGTATCAACGGTGAAATGTTATCAAGCATTCCAAATTCATCAGCTACACTTTGGGAATACCCTATAGTCGTTGACCTCGAAGGTGATAATAATGCTGAGCTGATTACTGTATCTAATAATTACGATAGTCGCTATAGTATTAACAATGGTGTAACTGTGTATGGTACAGCCGATAGCAGTAAACCTTGGAAAAATGCAACTCGTATTTGGAACCAGCACTCGTACCACCAAACAAACATTAACCAAGATGGCACAGTACCTACGGTAGAGTTGCCAAGCTGGTTAAATAACAATACTTATCGCTCTAGTACGTTAAAATAA
- a CDS encoding VpsP family polysaccharide biosynthesis protein, with the protein MAKLNMLKVVPAVTLTMVVLVIVYMSMQSMRANAWYFNALNIVQESDGALSGSSLQAAENAITLATNMDPDHPHYWHFLAHIKMLGLTGTDTTSSEQAEHTQQVYKQAEQALLKSVELRQAWALTWISLAQVVSYQEGPTERVYNYIQQAKKVGPYKLDVHLAIIQIALMHWHDLSPTYKALYVNELKLASKYGYKFYDVFSMAEQMNRLPIVCLSLQFGSHYEAVRGSWMFNKYCG; encoded by the coding sequence ATGGCTAAATTAAACATGTTAAAGGTAGTGCCTGCTGTTACTTTAACTATGGTAGTGCTTGTAATCGTTTATATGAGTATGCAAAGTATGCGCGCTAATGCGTGGTACTTTAATGCACTTAATATAGTGCAAGAGTCGGATGGTGCTTTATCTGGTTCATCGCTTCAAGCCGCAGAGAATGCGATTACATTGGCTACCAATATGGATCCTGATCATCCTCATTATTGGCATTTTTTAGCCCATATAAAAATGTTAGGTTTAACCGGCACTGATACAACATCAAGCGAGCAAGCCGAACATACTCAGCAAGTATATAAACAAGCTGAGCAAGCGTTGTTAAAGTCGGTTGAGTTAAGGCAAGCTTGGGCGCTAACTTGGATAAGTTTGGCACAAGTAGTAAGTTATCAAGAGGGGCCTACCGAGCGGGTATATAATTATATTCAGCAAGCTAAAAAAGTTGGCCCGTATAAGTTAGATGTTCACTTAGCTATTATTCAAATTGCGTTAATGCATTGGCATGATCTATCACCCACCTACAAAGCCCTTTATGTGAACGAACTAAAATTAGCTTCTAAATATGGTTATAAATTTTATGATGTATTTAGTATGGCTGAGCAAATGAATCGCTTGCCAATAGTGTGTTTATCGCTTCAATTTGGTTCTCATTATGAGGCGGTTAGAGGCAGTTGGATGTTTAATAAATACTGTGGTTAA
- a CDS encoding polysaccharide biosynthesis tyrosine autokinase: MNTHSEKPNNNEEVIDLGAYLNVIKQSKWKILGFAIVVTLLTIMVALTLVPKYTAKATLLIESEQTKAVSFDEIYGLDSTKKEYYLTQFEVIKSNSIAREVITKLNLKDHPDFIAKPSLTGELKGMIKQLLPFLNKKESSDLSEEEQAEREMLGLLAAFKSRLSVSPIMKTQLVRVSFESSDPKLAALVANTVGEVYIESQMRAKMGITQQASSWLNTRLSELRIQLDSSEVRLQAYREEQKLVDIEGIAGLVTQELEQTSKQLVDARATKNNLESINRVISEYGNDNIELLGSMPEITSHRVIQDVKREVVLVERKVSELGEVYGSKHPKMISAKSELATVKTNLNKQIKGLITGIEKELNRTTRTVNALERDLAKIRAEYQDITRKETQYNQLKREVETNRNIFNTFLSRSKETEVTSDFSSAAARFTDRAYAPRNPSKPNKKLIVILAFVASFGFAVVMTFVFDALNDTVKNKNDVENKLAQRMLGLLPHVVVPKKSFFPIHAYLEDTYRRFAESVRTLRTSLLLTQLDRAHQVIAVTSTSPGEGKTTTSANLAMSLAQMGKVLLIDADLRKPTLAKRFDIPVFHPGLSNLMIGTEQLTECVHVDTQSGVTIMPSGQIPSNPLELLSNPRFAELLSELKTQYDHIIVDTPPTQAVSDALVIAQSVDSVVYVVKSDITRIKPITAGLERLFEVKAHVAGVVLNQVDMSKSKDEHSHGYYDYYDYSQQPAKPQV; the protein is encoded by the coding sequence ATGAATACACACTCTGAAAAACCTAACAACAACGAGGAAGTTATTGATTTAGGTGCTTATCTTAATGTTATTAAGCAAAGTAAATGGAAAATTTTAGGTTTTGCAATTGTAGTTACCTTGCTTACTATAATGGTTGCATTAACGTTAGTGCCCAAGTATACCGCTAAAGCCACTTTATTGATTGAGTCGGAACAAACCAAAGCGGTAAGCTTTGATGAAATATATGGCTTAGACTCTACAAAAAAAGAATATTACTTAACCCAGTTTGAAGTCATTAAGTCAAACAGTATTGCCCGTGAGGTAATTACTAAACTCAATTTAAAAGATCATCCCGATTTTATTGCTAAACCGTCACTCACCGGTGAGCTAAAAGGCATGATTAAGCAGCTTTTGCCCTTTTTAAATAAAAAAGAAAGTTCTGATCTTAGCGAAGAAGAGCAAGCAGAGCGCGAGATGTTAGGTTTGCTTGCTGCATTCAAGTCACGTTTGAGTGTGTCTCCTATAATGAAAACGCAATTAGTGCGTGTAAGTTTTGAGTCGAGCGACCCTAAGCTTGCAGCATTGGTAGCTAATACAGTAGGCGAGGTTTACATAGAAAGCCAAATGCGCGCTAAAATGGGTATTACCCAGCAGGCATCGAGTTGGTTAAACACCCGTTTATCTGAACTACGTATACAACTAGATAGCTCAGAAGTGCGTTTACAAGCTTACCGAGAAGAGCAAAAATTGGTTGATATAGAAGGTATAGCAGGGCTTGTTACCCAAGAGCTGGAGCAAACCTCAAAGCAGCTAGTAGATGCGCGAGCGACTAAAAATAACCTAGAAAGCATTAACCGTGTTATTAGCGAATATGGCAACGATAACATAGAGCTATTGGGTAGCATGCCTGAAATTACCTCACACCGCGTAATACAAGACGTTAAACGTGAAGTTGTACTGGTTGAACGAAAGGTAAGTGAGCTGGGCGAGGTTTATGGTTCTAAACATCCTAAAATGATTTCAGCTAAATCTGAGCTTGCCACGGTTAAAACTAACCTCAACAAGCAAATTAAAGGGTTAATTACCGGTATTGAAAAGGAGCTGAACAGAACAACTCGTACTGTAAATGCGCTTGAACGTGATTTAGCTAAAATTCGTGCTGAGTATCAAGACATCACCCGTAAAGAAACCCAATATAACCAACTAAAGCGTGAAGTAGAAACAAACCGTAATATTTTTAATACCTTTTTATCTCGCTCTAAAGAAACCGAAGTAACCAGTGATTTTAGCTCTGCAGCTGCACGCTTTACAGATCGTGCTTATGCACCAAGGAACCCTAGTAAACCTAACAAAAAGTTAATTGTTATTTTAGCCTTTGTGGCTAGTTTTGGGTTTGCAGTGGTAATGACCTTTGTTTTTGATGCCTTAAATGACACAGTTAAAAACAAAAACGATGTCGAAAATAAACTCGCACAGCGCATGTTAGGATTATTACCGCATGTTGTAGTGCCTAAAAAGAGCTTTTTCCCGATACATGCTTATTTAGAAGATACCTATCGTCGCTTTGCTGAGTCGGTACGTACCTTACGCACTAGTTTATTGCTAACTCAATTAGATAGAGCGCATCAAGTTATTGCGGTTACCTCTACCTCACCAGGAGAGGGTAAAACCACCACCTCTGCTAATTTAGCGATGTCGTTGGCACAAATGGGCAAGGTATTACTAATTGATGCCGATTTACGTAAACCAACGTTAGCTAAACGTTTTGATATACCGGTATTTCACCCTGGTTTAAGTAATTTAATGATAGGTACTGAGCAACTAACTGAGTGTGTACATGTTGATACGCAATCGGGTGTCACTATTATGCCAAGCGGGCAAATACCGTCGAATCCGCTTGAGCTTTTATCAAACCCACGCTTTGCTGAGTTACTTAGCGAGTTAAAAACGCAGTACGATCACATTATTGTTGATACACCGCCTACACAAGCAGTGAGCGATGCATTGGTAATCGCACAAAGTGTTGATTCGGTAGTATATGTTGTTAAATCTGACATAACCCGTATTAAACCAATTACAGCCGGCCTTGAGCGTTTATTTGAAGTAAAAGCCCATGTTGCTGGTGTGGTACTTAACCAGGTAGATATGAGCAAATCTAAAGATGAGCATAGTCATGGTTACTATGATTATTACGATTACTCACAGCAACCTGCAAAGCCTCAAGTGTAA
- the rsmF gene encoding 16S rRNA (cytosine(1407)-C(5))-methyltransferase RsmF — protein sequence MDANTYIPEQFIDDVKTYLPDHLTLDDFLNACRRPLRKSVRVNTLKMSVEEFKRHAAQKNWQLTAIPWCDEGFWLERPNDEEQNLALGNTDLHLSGAMYVQEASSMLPPMALKQSLKTSNTVLDMASAPGSKTSQLAALMNNQGVLVANELSSSRLKVLSATLKRMGVGNCALSHFDGVVFGNYMFECFDSILLDAPCSGEGTVRKDSDALKNWSIESNITIAQVQKDLIKSAFYALKPGGTLVYSTCTLTPLENQQVCDALLEEFGEYITPEPLNDLFPGAEKATTEQGYLHVWPQTFDSEGFFIAKFKKHSSCENQNIKVKKGAFPFNHFDSKQQDAFMSSLKKQFGLTSLPGTLMQRDKELWLFPNEFEAVQNKIKYARLGIQVGVIHKNGVRLAHEFATVFGKQCKSNVLELTNQQASDYFNGKDIRLDDVVKATGEVILTLCDCPIGLGKWQKNKVKNSLPRDLVQNTQLINWE from the coding sequence GTGGACGCTAACACTTATATCCCAGAGCAATTTATAGACGACGTAAAAACTTATCTGCCTGATCACCTTACGTTAGATGATTTTTTAAATGCCTGTCGTCGACCTTTACGTAAGTCTGTTCGCGTTAATACATTAAAAATGAGTGTTGAAGAATTTAAACGCCACGCGGCTCAAAAAAATTGGCAACTCACTGCCATTCCATGGTGCGATGAAGGTTTTTGGCTAGAGCGCCCAAATGATGAAGAGCAAAATTTAGCGCTAGGTAATACCGACTTACATTTAAGCGGCGCTATGTACGTACAAGAGGCAAGCTCAATGTTGCCGCCAATGGCACTAAAACAAAGCCTAAAAACCAGTAACACAGTACTCGATATGGCCTCGGCACCAGGTTCTAAAACCTCACAACTGGCTGCGCTAATGAACAATCAAGGTGTTTTGGTTGCAAATGAGCTGTCGTCGTCGCGTTTAAAAGTGCTTAGTGCCACATTAAAGCGCATGGGTGTAGGTAACTGTGCGTTATCGCATTTTGATGGCGTTGTATTTGGTAATTACATGTTTGAATGCTTTGATAGTATTTTGCTTGATGCCCCCTGCTCGGGTGAAGGCACGGTTCGTAAAGACAGTGATGCACTAAAAAATTGGTCTATCGAATCAAACATTACTATTGCCCAAGTACAAAAAGATCTGATTAAAAGCGCATTTTATGCACTTAAACCTGGCGGTACACTGGTCTATTCAACCTGTACATTAACCCCACTCGAAAACCAACAAGTGTGTGATGCATTGCTGGAGGAATTTGGCGAATACATTACGCCAGAGCCTTTAAATGACCTTTTTCCTGGGGCCGAAAAGGCCACCACTGAGCAAGGTTATTTGCATGTATGGCCGCAAACCTTCGATAGTGAAGGCTTTTTTATTGCTAAATTTAAAAAGCACAGCAGCTGCGAAAACCAAAACATTAAAGTGAAAAAAGGGGCATTCCCGTTTAACCACTTTGACAGTAAACAGCAAGATGCGTTTATGAGCTCCCTCAAAAAGCAATTTGGTTTAACAAGCCTGCCAGGTACTTTAATGCAGCGCGACAAAGAGCTTTGGCTGTTCCCAAATGAATTTGAAGCGGTACAAAATAAAATAAAATACGCGCGGTTAGGTATTCAGGTAGGCGTTATTCATAAAAACGGCGTGCGCCTCGCTCACGAGTTTGCCACCGTATTTGGTAAGCAATGTAAAAGTAATGTACTGGAATTAACCAATCAACAAGCCAGCGATTACTTTAATGGCAAAGACATTCGTTTGGATGACGTTGTCAAGGCAACGGGTGAAGTAATATTAACTTTATGTGATTGCCCGATTGGCTTAGGTAAATGGCAAAAAAATAAGGTTAAAAACTCACTACCTCGGGATTTAGTGCAAAATACGCAGTTAATAAACTGGGAGTAA
- a CDS encoding 3-phosphoshikimate 1-carboxyvinyltransferase — MPKNIQTTFTDEQLAHLKVAIGARQWGNHAIDCRGVVKFFKYRYYYVFLAGRNRRELSIKEQKIASFTQALILSTTVTFIILFILLVLYLLKSALGIDIFSGYSFGIWSWFKGLFN; from the coding sequence ATGCCTAAAAACATTCAAACTACGTTTACCGATGAACAGTTAGCGCATTTAAAAGTAGCTATTGGCGCTAGGCAGTGGGGTAATCATGCTATTGATTGTAGAGGTGTAGTTAAGTTTTTTAAATACCGTTATTACTATGTTTTTTTAGCAGGGCGAAACAGGCGTGAATTAAGCATAAAAGAGCAAAAAATAGCAAGCTTTACTCAAGCGCTTATTTTAAGTACGACGGTTACTTTTATTATTTTGTTTATATTGCTGGTTTTATATTTACTTAAATCGGCATTGGGAATTGATATTTTTTCAGGTTATTCGTTTGGGATTTGGAGTTGGTTTAAAGGGTTATTTAATTAA
- a CDS encoding undecaprenyl-phosphate glucose phosphotransferase, producing MTYPRTFKPSGSSDANFYRLFDIFALFLAFQCAALLYNFKLTPIYAASALTVALSYLYSAEVFSTYRSWRAGKFKSMVMCAWGSVVIAFAFLLVVSFLFKFTESLSRVGITIWFILSVVYLYIWRLGVYLYKRNRRKLGLSQRNVAIIGATESAAYLHAEITKHDELGFNFKGFYDDRNPERLFEQLEQQGIEGRIQSAVDAARNGEIDILYIALPMKAQKRIADILLQLGDTTVDVHIVPDFLLSNLIHARIEHVGDVDTLSVFEAPCIGAHEFIKRTEDIVVSAIIVTLITPLLLTIAAAIKLTSKGPIIFKQDRYGLDGRKIKVWKFRSMTVTENSDVVTQATKNDARITPLGGFLRRTSLDELPQFINVLKGDMSIVGPRPHAVAHNEEYRKKVEFYMFRHKTKPGITGWAQINGWRGETDTLDKMAKRVEYDLHYIKHWSLWFDVKIIFMTIFKGFKSENAY from the coding sequence ATGACATATCCAAGGACTTTTAAACCCTCAGGTTCCTCTGATGCCAATTTTTACCGATTGTTTGATATATTTGCGTTATTTTTAGCGTTTCAGTGCGCAGCCCTTCTTTACAATTTTAAACTTACCCCTATTTATGCCGCTTCAGCGCTAACCGTTGCATTGAGTTACTTGTACAGTGCCGAGGTTTTCTCAACTTATCGCTCTTGGCGGGCAGGTAAGTTTAAAAGCATGGTGATGTGTGCTTGGGGTAGTGTGGTGATTGCTTTTGCATTTTTATTGGTTGTTTCTTTTTTATTTAAATTTACCGAGTCGCTTTCTCGTGTAGGTATAACCATTTGGTTTATTTTAAGCGTAGTATATTTATATATCTGGCGTTTGGGTGTGTATTTGTACAAGCGCAATCGCCGGAAATTAGGCTTATCGCAACGTAATGTTGCCATTATTGGTGCTACCGAATCTGCTGCCTATTTACATGCTGAAATTACAAAACACGACGAATTAGGATTTAACTTTAAAGGCTTTTACGACGACAGAAACCCTGAACGCCTGTTTGAACAACTTGAGCAACAAGGTATTGAGGGTCGTATTCAAAGTGCGGTAGATGCTGCGCGCAACGGCGAAATAGACATACTTTACATTGCATTGCCTATGAAAGCACAAAAACGTATAGCCGATATTTTATTACAGCTAGGCGATACTACCGTAGATGTGCATATAGTGCCCGATTTTTTACTCTCAAACTTAATACATGCTCGTATTGAACATGTGGGCGATGTAGACACGCTAAGCGTGTTTGAGGCGCCTTGTATTGGTGCTCACGAATTTATAAAACGCACTGAAGATATAGTAGTTTCAGCTATTATTGTTACTTTAATTACCCCCTTACTACTAACGATTGCTGCCGCAATAAAGCTGACATCTAAAGGGCCTATTATTTTTAAGCAAGACCGCTATGGCTTAGATGGCCGAAAAATAAAAGTGTGGAAGTTCCGCTCGATGACGGTAACCGAAAACAGCGATGTGGTAACTCAGGCCACAAAAAACGATGCACGTATTACCCCATTAGGTGGTTTTTTACGCCGTACTAGCCTCGATGAACTGCCACAATTTATCAATGTTTTAAAAGGCGATATGTCTATTGTTGGGCCAAGGCCGCATGCGGTTGCCCACAACGAAGAATACCGAAAAAAAGTAGAGTTTTATATGTTTAGGCATAAAACCAAACCGGGTATTACTGGTTGGGCACAAATTAACGGCTGGCGCGGCGAAACCGATACTCTCGATAAAATGGCCAAGCGAGTTGAATACGACTTACATTACATTAAACATTGGTCTTTATGGTTTGATGTTAAAATAATTTTTATGACAATTTTTAAGGGATTTAAAAGTGAAAATGCATACTAA
- a CDS encoding CpsB/CapC family capsule biosynthesis tyrosine phosphatase, producing MIDIHTHILPGIDDGAKDLTESLALLKLAENDGVTHMVATPHIHVGRFNNATAQIQNDLESLKLQADKEGINVKLAAAAEVRLDVELMAMVMANKLPFIGKIADKNVLLLELPHSHMPQGYDKFIQWLAKQNIRVIIPHPERNRDIQSNLYYIQHLNQLGCDFQLTASSIEGEWGESAQTIALQMLKDGLVNYVASDAHSIKRRPPILSQARKTVSQLIGEEQATTLFVTNPLQLTECLFNG from the coding sequence ATGATTGATATTCATACGCATATATTGCCGGGTATTGATGATGGCGCTAAAGATTTAACTGAATCTTTAGCGCTTTTAAAATTGGCTGAAAACGATGGCGTTACTCACATGGTGGCAACGCCACATATACATGTGGGTCGCTTTAACAATGCGACTGCTCAAATACAAAACGATTTAGAAAGTTTAAAGCTACAGGCGGATAAAGAAGGTATTAATGTTAAATTAGCTGCTGCTGCTGAAGTACGTTTAGACGTAGAGCTTATGGCAATGGTGATGGCTAATAAACTGCCTTTTATTGGTAAAATAGCAGACAAAAACGTGTTGTTATTAGAGCTACCGCATTCACACATGCCGCAAGGTTACGATAAGTTTATTCAGTGGCTCGCTAAACAAAATATACGCGTTATTATTCCGCACCCAGAGCGTAATCGCGATATTCAGTCAAACCTTTATTATATTCAACACTTAAACCAATTAGGCTGTGATTTTCAGCTAACGGCATCGAGTATTGAAGGCGAGTGGGGCGAAAGCGCACAAACGATAGCGTTACAAATGCTAAAAGATGGGTTAGTGAACTATGTTGCCTCTGATGCTCACTCAATAAAGCGCCGACCGCCTATTTTAAGCCAAGCTAGAAAAACAGTTTCGCAGTTAATAGGTGAAGAGCAGGCCACAACCCTTTTTGTAACTAACCCGCTGCAGCTAACTGAGTGCTTATTTAATGGCTAA
- a CDS encoding outer membrane beta-barrel protein has translation MKMHTNKITSLVVALGLSAPVVAVELPVGSIITKDGAEVTPTLQLGVSSNDNFFMTPSATQSRLIWNVAPSLNTLIEDGPDSYKFDIASSTSFHNKDTTDNFTQVNIGAGVHKEFTSQHRLDVIGDSDWLYEPRGAGLTEGQGSAINELVHYQQQSLNARYEYGALSSKAQLALITGYYNKNYQNFTAISQFRDYDKPMLGIIGYYNTQAGTRAFLEVKQENYHYDVIDSNGITRDSDDVKVLLGMEWEATAITTGSFKVGYQNKDFESNLRDNFSGLSWEAAAVWKPLTYTTLQLVTSRAAKDPLLEGDYIRESVYGATWQHEWSDYLSSVVSANYIDQKYSGNFNRKDKVKNARLGLNYLATNFGMVSGYVDFIDRDSTRADIEFDRVIVGLNFTFALKSNK, from the coding sequence GTGAAAATGCATACTAATAAAATTACATCTTTAGTTGTAGCATTAGGGCTCTCTGCTCCTGTTGTTGCTGTTGAGCTACCCGTAGGTAGTATTATTACCAAAGATGGCGCTGAGGTTACACCTACGCTACAGCTAGGCGTAAGCAGCAACGACAACTTTTTTATGACACCGTCGGCCACTCAGTCACGTTTAATATGGAATGTAGCGCCAAGTTTAAATACATTAATTGAAGATGGCCCAGACAGCTATAAATTTGATATTGCCTCAAGCACGTCGTTTCATAATAAAGACACCACCGATAACTTTACACAGGTTAATATTGGGGCAGGTGTACATAAAGAGTTTACCAGTCAACACCGCCTTGATGTAATAGGCGATAGTGACTGGCTATATGAGCCGCGCGGTGCAGGCTTAACCGAAGGCCAAGGCAGTGCCATAAATGAGCTGGTGCATTATCAGCAGCAAAGTTTAAACGCTCGTTACGAATACGGCGCATTAAGTTCAAAGGCGCAGCTTGCTTTAATAACGGGTTACTATAATAAAAATTATCAAAACTTTACGGCAATCTCGCAATTCCGAGATTACGATAAGCCGATGCTAGGTATTATTGGTTATTATAATACTCAAGCAGGCACGCGGGCATTTTTAGAAGTAAAGCAAGAAAACTACCATTATGATGTAATTGACTCAAATGGAATTACCCGTGACTCAGATGACGTAAAAGTATTATTAGGTATGGAGTGGGAAGCCACTGCCATTACTACTGGCTCGTTTAAAGTGGGTTATCAAAATAAAGATTTTGAGTCAAACCTACGTGATAACTTTAGCGGTTTAAGCTGGGAAGCTGCTGCTGTTTGGAAGCCATTAACCTATACAACGTTACAACTGGTTACTAGCCGTGCCGCTAAAGACCCTTTATTAGAAGGCGATTACATTCGCGAGAGTGTTTATGGTGCTACGTGGCAACATGAATGGAGCGACTATTTAAGCTCGGTAGTAAGTGCTAATTACATAGATCAAAAGTACTCGGGTAACTTTAATCGAAAAGACAAAGTTAAAAATGCTCGCTTAGGCTTAAATTATTTAGCCACAAATTTTGGCATGGTTAGTGGTTATGTAGACTTTATAGACCGTGATTCTACTAGGGCGGATATTGAGTTTGACCGTGTAATAGTCGGCCTTAATTTTACATTTGCATTAAAGAGTAATAAATGA
- a CDS encoding polysaccharide biosynthesis/export family protein: MKVKILIALIFILSFCSFANDSQNYILGAGDKIEIKVFGQPDLDVTSLLGNSGEINYPFLGKVKLVGLSVSQVEQTISEGLQPDYLVNPNVYAQVVEYRPFYIHGEVKEPGAYPYQPAMTVNQAIALAGGLTERASVDKIYIFKEQTKQQQQKGSLNSQIAAGDTIKIEQRLF; this comes from the coding sequence ATGAAGGTTAAAATTTTAATAGCTTTAATATTTATATTGAGCTTTTGTAGTTTTGCCAATGATTCGCAAAACTACATTTTAGGGGCCGGTGATAAAATAGAAATAAAAGTATTTGGTCAGCCTGATTTAGATGTAACCTCACTGCTTGGCAATAGCGGTGAAATTAATTACCCATTTTTAGGTAAAGTTAAACTAGTGGGTTTAAGTGTTTCGCAAGTTGAGCAAACCATAAGCGAAGGCTTACAGCCTGATTATTTAGTAAACCCTAATGTGTATGCGCAAGTAGTCGAATATCGCCCATTTTATATACATGGTGAAGTTAAAGAGCCTGGGGCTTACCCTTATCAACCCGCTATGACGGTGAACCAAGCAATAGCATTAGCCGGTGGATTAACCGAGCGTGCTTCGGTTGATAAAATTTATATTTTTAAAGAGCAAACCAAACAGCAGCAACAAAAGGGTAGTTTAAACAGCCAAATTGCAGCGGGTGACACCATAAAAATAGAACAGCGCTTGTTTTAA